The Bubalus bubalis isolate 160015118507 breed Murrah chromosome 8, NDDB_SH_1, whole genome shotgun sequence sequence CCCCAGTGTGTCCAAGGGTCACCCGAGGACCGGCAGGAAGTCACTAAACAAAGGGCCGGGAGGCAAAAGGGGCAGAAGGCACAAAAGCCTGCAGGGGGAAGAAGGTTCTAGAAATCTCAGACATGGGCAAAGTTCTGCCGGCGTTCACGCTCCAGCTCCTCCTTCGGCAGCCATGGACCCAGCAGCTTCCGCCAGCCTCTGGGCCTCGGATTTCAGGCAGGCAGGCCGTGAGAACAAGGCTCACGACAAAGGATGGGCCCCGGTAAGATCCGTGATTCTTATTTGAGACTGAAACGTGAGCtgctggggcggggcaggggcggaGTCCCAGTAAGGACAGGGCGGGGCGAGTTTGCACCTGGACCCCCGCGCAGCTAGTCACCAGTCACGAGGCCGGGACACACCCAGAGTGCTTCTCTTCTATCGGCTCCTGGATCTTTAGGAGCAGTGGTGAGGGTCGGGGGAGGCAGCCCAGGCCTGGCCACAGGCACCCCTCCAGGTCCCGCCCCACCCCTCTGGTCCTCTTGGTTTGGGAGAACACTGAGCTCTAGACAACAGCCCCCAATAGTGGGTGGCCGGCCCTGCAGGAGAGTAGGGGACTGTTCCCCACCACCCTCCGCCACCAGagtcctgtgtccctgggagccCAGGTGACAGGGAAGGCCAGGGAGCGGGTCTGGAGCAGCAGGCAGTTGCCACAGAGCTAGGCAGCACAAGCTTGAGGACAGGCatggaggagaaggtggtgacctGCAGGCCCAGGGTGAGGGCCCAGAGCCCTGGGCAGAGGCCCACTTCAGCTCTGCCAGCCACTGGAGGACTTCCCCACCCTGCCTGCACAGCCCAAGGTCTCTATCCAGCCCAAGGGTCTCCTTCCAGGCCAAAGGTCTCCGTCCAGCCCGAGGGTCTCCGTCCAGCCTGAGGGTCTCCGTCCAGCCCAAGGGTCTCCGTCCCAGGGTGAAAAGCAGTATTtgcattccttccttcctgccttccttccctccttctttccttcctgccttccttcatTCAGGAAGCACTGAGCATACCCCAGTGCCCGGCACTGTTGGGTCCCTGCAAAGTCAAACAAGCCTCTCTGCACCTCCTTCAACAGAGCTAATATTCATAGCTCATTGCCTTGGGCCAGCAGGGAACATGATTCACTCCCTCAGCTCTGGGACCGGCCCCTGGGGGCAGAGGGGTGCACACTGGTTCCCACacctccctctttcctctcttcctgagCCCCCCAGTAACAAGATGCCCCTCAGGCTCACAGGCTACTGGCTTCTGAAGGTCCTTCCTCTCCTGTCCAAAGCATTTTCACTGatgatttctattaaaaaaaaaaaaaaaacgatgaAGTTGGACCTTAAAGGAGTGGGTAATGCACGATGGCGGAAAATAGCCTGCCATACCCCCAGCCAGCCCCCAGAATTGCCCCCCACATGACCTAACACACCTAAGAACCTGGGCAGAGACACAGCAGGACCCCCTTGAGGTGCAACCAGCCTAGAGtgggggttagggttagggttcatatggtaaagcatctgcctgcaatgtgggagatccaggttcaatctctgggtcaggaagatcccctggagaaggaaatagaaacccactccagtactcttgcctggaaaatgccacggacggagaagcctggtgggctacagaccatggtatcgcaaagaatcggacacaactgagcaacttcactcactttagggttagggttagggttcttGGGCAGGGCCTAAAGGCTACCCCACTGCTACCCCACTGCTCTAGGAAGCCTTCAGCCTTGACCCTACCCAAGAACTTAATGCAGCCCAGCAGAGAGTTCCCAGAACACAGGCATAGCTTGGGTTTATGCACTACTGGGTTGGGTGGAGCCTGGCCTCCTGACTGTCAGGGGAAGAGTGCTACCACCtggccgggggtggggaggacagagCAGGCTGAGAATGGACGGTCTCTGTGCTGGGCTCCACGCTGAGCTGTGATGCCCATTCACAGCACCCCCGCCGGCCTCTCAGGCCGCTCCAAGGCCCAGATCTGAGCCCACACCCTGCAACTGGCCAGTGTTGGCCCAGTATTGCATCTGAGGGTCACCCCCACCCTCCTGTGCAACCTGGAGCTTCACAATGCCATCTGCCTGCAGCATGACCCCTGGCCAGTCACTGACCACCCCGAGATGACTGTCCTCACGTGGACTAGTGACACCTCCCTCTACAGGCTGTTAGGGGTTCAGTGACGCAGCTGGACAGATGGAGCTGTCGAGAGATGGAGCCACCATGGCTGTCGTCCCCCACCCAGCCTCTCAAATCTCAGTGGCGGCTCCTGGCAGGGACCTGGGCCTGGTGTCTCAGCCACGCTGGAAGCTCCTTCACCCGGACGGAGTGGACCGAGCCCTGGACACCCATGTGCTTTCACTGAGGACAAGCACTTAGAGGTTCTTCTCTgctggccccgcccccaccctgagCATAGACATGtgcacttgcacacacacacacacacacactcatccctGGAAGCGCATACATACATCAGGACTCCAGGCCAGGCAGTACCCTCCCTGGCCGTAGGCAGCTGACCAGGGGGCTGGCATGTGCTGAAGAGAAATAACCACCATTCAAACCTGATACAAAGCCCAGAGAGCACACGTGAAGTTCTCCTGTCCTCTGCTCATCAGCACACAGCGCTGATGCACTGGGCTGGCCCCTGGCCTCTGTCCCAGGCCCCCCTGGGCTCCCCCAGCCCTTGCCCCCTGTCCTTGGACAGAGTGCTGTGGATCAGGCTGAGCTCCCAGAAGAAGGTGCTCTAAGGACAGGGGAGATGGGAAGAAGGACGGAGGCAGGGACTTGGCCCAGCGCTTTGGCCCGTCTGGGCCAAGCAGAGTGAGCTTCGTCTGCACCTTCACTTCTCTCCATCAGCCTCGCAGCAGCCTCTGACCATGTCTGTGTCCTGCCCTGGGCTGAGATACTGATGCCACCCGCTTGTGCCCGGAACCCGTGATCGAGGGCATCGCCCCAGCTAGAACCCCCACCCTGCACCCACGCACATCAGTccaccagggaggcctgcgtgTGAGCCACAAACAGATGCGTGCTCATGTTCATGTGTAAACCCCTGAACACGTGTGCCAGATCCTGTCACACAAAGCTACCTTTTCTGCCTGGCTCCGCTCTGTgtcacccctccccacaccccagagGTCTAAAccttctccccacctctctgCCCCATGCCCATCTTCCAGGTCCCGAACCCCAGGGCACACTGAACTCACAGGGGCCCCTCGCTGGTCACACGCTCTGGGAGGGGAGCCTGGGCCCTGATGCAGGACCACTGGGAACGTCTCTCCTACCCCATCTGGGCAAAGGGCAccctccaggtggctcagagaccAGGGTCTTCTCCCAATAGCCTCCTGACCCCAGGCCTGAGATATAATGCGTTTTCTTCAAAGCAAGGCTAACCAACCCAGCTCGAAGGCTCAGGGGTTGTAGGATTAAGTGGCCCTGGAGGCCTTGGGCAGCAATGATGCCCATCAGCTCCTCCTGCTGGCTGCAGCTGCCCTGACTCGGCCACTGAATGGCAGCTCCTCTGAGAGGCTGTGTGGTCCCACAAGACCAGCAGCACGTGCACACACAAGCACAGGTGCACACGCCCTCCACCCTTCACTGACCCCAGGACATCTGACTTCTTCCTCCAACGATGGGAATGAGCCACCCTGAAACTTCCAGCTCCTCTGGTCAAGGATCACAGGTGACCAAGGGATGCAGGTGGATGAGGCCCGTCTGCAGGCAGACATCAGTGGGGCTCTGATAGGGGCTGAGAAAACCAGTGTGCCCAGAGTCGGTTCACTGTGGGAGCCCAATCATACAGGATCCACATGAGGCTGAGTTAAAGGTCaggataagggcttcccaggtggtgcttgtggtaaagaacccacctgccactgcaggagacatgagagacttgggtttgatcccagggtcaggaagatcccctgggggaggaaatagcatccccctccagtgctcttgcctggagaattccatgcacagaggagcctggcgggctacagcctatgggatggcaaagagtcagacacgactgaaggaacttGGCATGCATGCGAGGCCAAGTTGGGGACGTGGCCAAATATAACAGCATGGGCTGGGCTCAAGAGCTGTGTGTGGGGGAGAGCATGGCTGCATCAGCCGTCATCGTGGGGTCAGTTTCAGGGGCCAGTGTGCCAATCCATTAGCCACCAAGGCTCTGAAGTGTGGGACCCCAGGCCCAGCATCTCATTAGGACAACCTCTACATTCATCGCAGTCCAGGTaactctttgccatcctgaaTCCAGGACCACAGGGAAGCAGGGCCCTCCGGAGGCAAGAAGCCCTGAAGGTGATGTGTATCAGCCCCAAGGGAGCACCCCTCACTGCACCCACCCCACACCCAGATGTCGGAGCTGCCCCTGCAGGCCCGGCGCACACAGACGGACTGGCCCACGCCCACAATGCTGTGGCCACGAACACGGGATACAGCAGGTAGCTATTACACTTCCCAGCACCACTGGAGTCTCCTCaggataattatttattattcatagtCATCAGCATCTTCATTAATTATTCATATGATCCTTAATTATTATCCTTAACAATAAGAGCAGTAAATAGCAGAAAAGTCCTTGAGGTGCCTAAGGCCCAGGGCCGGGTGCCTCCGGGCAGTTAGACCAGCTACTGCCCCAGGGCAGTGGGGGGACCACAGACCCCCATCCACTGCCCGGCCCTGTCCCTGCCCCCGTGCCCCCCCATACCGGGGCCCCTGGGGACCTCAGGAGGAGGTGGGCCcccaagggctgggggaggggccgtGCCTTCCTATTCCTCTCCCGTCGGCGGCCAGGGCCTCCCGGGCAGGGCCTCCACAGGGAGGGGCCCAGGCAGTGCATTGAACCTGGGTGAGCCACGTGTCCACACTGGGCAGCCCCACTAACTTCCCGGGTCTGAGCCGTGTCTGTGCAGGGGCTGGGAGGTTAGGGCCCCCAGCTGGCCCGGCAGGGAGAGGCGTCGAGCGGGTCCGTCTTGGGGCAGCTCCTCGCACGCCATGAACTGGGAAACCTGCGGAGAAAACAAAGAGTGTGGGGGGCCCGGAGTCGAGGagcgagagagggagagggtcagaggagagagagggtACGGGAACTCTGGGGCCAGACAGGAGGGGGTTTGGAGGAGACAGGAGAAGAGCTGAGGGAGACAGAGCAGGACTCCAACTGCCAAGGGAGGGGGGCAAGACTGGACGTGGAGGTATATGCTCTGGGTGGACAAGAGCCAGGCCGGGCAGCTGGGGGCCCCAAGGCAGCATCTGTCTGATCCTGCAGGGAGCCCCAGGCCTCAgccacttccctccccagggaACCTGGCCGCTGGATTCAACACCGACGCGGAATAAGGGGCCCTGAGCTGGCACCAAAgctagacagaaaaagagacaaggTTCCTGCCTGCAGTCTCAAAAGGACTCCAGGACCTAGAAACAGAGGCAGGCTGGCGGCCAGGCTTCGGAAGGCCAGGGAGAGTGCCAGGGCAGGCGGGAGGGGCTTTGTGGGTGCTGACGAGTCTGCTGTGAGATCTCTGCGGGGGAGGCTGTGAAGGGAGACTGGCACATTTGCTGACGTGGGCCCTGGTGTCTGCAAACAGGAGCAGGCACCATATGGGAGGGGAGCAGATGccgggttggggggcggggggcggcggaGCCCAGGCCACCTCAAGTTGCCCGAAGGACCCCCAGCTTGAGACCCAGACACCGCTGTCCTGTCAGGAGGCCAGGAACACACAGGTCCGCTCAGGAGAGGACAAAGGATGACAGAGGCCCACCTCTAGCAGCGGGGGAGAGAAGCCGACCGGAAGGGCCACCCTGGGGCTTAACCAAAGCCTCTGGGACAACCCTGCAAAGTGCCGAGCATGAAAGTCATGGGTCGAGTGGAGAGTCAGACCCAGGGGTGTCAGCAACAGCAGGGCCGTGGGATTCTGTCCCAAGGGCACACTGGCACCCAGCACCCACCACCAGCCCCCACCACCAGCCCCCCAGGGCTCAACAATCTCCTCCACATGCAGCCATGGACACAGGCACCCCGAGTAGACCCGGCCCTTCAGGTGACCCCAGGGGAATGCAGACCACTCGGCCTGCAGCCTGAGGGCTGCCTTGTCCCAGCCAAATGCGTGCTTTGTGCTCCGTGCTCACAGCTCctccttctccaagaatactgcctgggaggagggcagggatggaggaagggaggaggctggggcccAAGGCCACAGAAGGGGCAGCAAAGCAGGCCTGGGGTGAAATTGGTGTAGAAAAGGCAAGGCCGGGGTTGCTGGGAACTCACCTGAGAAAGCGAGtccagggtgagggtggggatggggcctgCGGGCAGCAGGGGGGAGGTGGAGGCGGGGCCGGGCCCCGGGGTGGTCACAGCACTGTAGGCTGGCGGGACCAGCGTCATCTGTCTCTGCAGCAGCTGCAGGACGGTGGCCATGTCTGCGCTCAGCCGGGTCTCCAGCCTGGGCGAGAAGGAGGAGGATGCTCTGGGTCTCAGAGAAGTGGAGACACCAGCAACTGTGACTTCAGGACCGCCCTGTGGACAGCCAGCTGGTCAACCCCCAGGCCCACTCTCCATCCTAGGTGTGGCAGCCCCAGCTTGGCTCCGAACGGAAGGAGAGGGCCAAGCCGCTGGGACACATGGAGAGGTCTAGATGGAGCaaacaacccccaccccaccggcACCTGAAAACACTGCCCGAAACCCACAGATCACACTGCAGCACTCCCCCATCCAACACCTCCTAGCCTGTCCCCCTGGACACTCACCTATTGAGCTGCCTCTGGAGGGCGTCCAGCCTGGTCTCCACGTCTCCCCGCGGCCGACGGCCAGGGCTGGAAAGGGGGATGTTGAGGAGGCTGGGAGCGGGGGCAGGACAGCGAGGCAGCTCCTGGTACTGGCGGCCACGGCTGTCCCCCCAGAAGCTGAAGATGTTGGACACTCCTGAGAAGGCGCCTGCAGCCAGAGAGCAGGGTTGAGGCTGgaagagaagcccatgccccaccTGCCGGGCagaggtgagggggtggggggctcaccCTACCTGATAGTGGGTTACAAGTGTCACTGCTCTTCTCGCCATCCTCGGTCAGGGGGTCCCCACCCGGCGGCTCTCCGGGGGGCCTGGGGCTGGAGAAGGGCACCAGGCGGAGGGGGCTGGAGCTGCGGCCTGGGCCCTCATCCTCACTGCTCTCGGGGCTGGAGGGGCCGCTGGACAGGCTCTCCCCCCACGGCCCCCCCTGCCGGCCCCGGCCACTCGGCCCTGCCCCCGCCCGGCTCGGCCCCAAGGCCGACACCTCCCCTGGCTGCTCCGGGTCTGTGGGAGACAGAGAACGGGCCTCAGAGAAGGCAGGAGGTGgcacagagaggaggggagggccggaaggggaggggaggggaccgGGGGGCAGGACGCCCTGAGTTGTCCCCAGTCCTGTCTTGTGCTCTCACCCACTTCCAAAAGGACTGCGAACTCCGGGGGCGGGACCAGATCGGCTGTGACCGCTGGCTGCCCGAGCTGGGTCAGTAGCATTGCTGGGCGGGGCTCTCTGGGACCCCGGGCCCTAGCCGTCCCTGCCATGCTGGCCACCTCGCCCTCCTTTGCCCTGTCTTTCCTGCCCTCGTTGGTTCAAAGCAGCGCCCATCAAGACGCCAGCCCTGTGAGGACCCAATAAACTTAGGCGCGCCCCTGCCCTGGAGGGTggaagagggcttcctggaggaggtgacatttcaaGTGGGCCTGAACGGATGGGGTGAGAAGGGAACGCTGACGGTAGGGACGGAAGGTCTGTGGGGCCTGGGAGGAGCAGACCCACCGGCCCCGCCCTCTGCTCCGCCCCCTctaggccccgcccccgcccgcctccCGGCTCAcctgggccccgccccctcccctcccccgcctcacCCTTGTCCGTGCGCCGGCGGAAGGACAGCTTGCGTTTGCGTTGCCGGTTGAACCCGCCCTCCAACTCCGCGCTGCTCGGAGAGCCGGGGATCATGTTGGTCTGAAACCCAAGAGCGGTGTCAGGGCCCTTCCGCGCCCACCTGCCCTGCCCGGTCCCGGGGAAGACCCTCTCATGACCATTGGAGGTGGGACTGGGCATGCCCGCTCCGTGGGGTGTAAGCTCCGCCGCAGGACCAGGGCTGAGACTGGCACTTTTCACAACCTGGTCTGCCCCAGATACCATTAAACAAGCCCAGAGAGAAGGTCCCGCGGCGAAGGGACAGCCACCCAGCAGGGCGGTCGGCCGCGTGGCCCACTTACATCCCGCAGGTTGAAGGTGATCTCCAGGCTGGACCAGAAGTGGTCAGAGAACTCGGGGTACATGTCCAGCACCTCCAGCAGGTCGTCGCGGTGGATCTTGTGCAGGTCGCAGTAGGTGAGGGCCCGCACGTCCCCATTGGACTTCCCAGGGCGCGCGTACAGGTTCAGAGGCTCTCCGAAGATGTCGTTCTTCCCTGGAGGCCACCGAGAGGGGGGCTCAGCCCCGGAGGCGGCAGTGGAGGCAGCAGGCACCTGTCTTCCGTGCACTgtcaccctggccaggcacctcCCCTCAGTCTGCTTACGTgctgcccagccccagcccccagggccAGGGGGGCACCAGCCAGCCCGTCTGCCCCCAGCTCCCAAAGGCAGGACAGGTGCAGTGTggtgccctggaggagaaggGCCAGGAACCCATGCCTCCCACCTACGTAGGGCCAGCCAGCAGCTCCAGCCTGGATGCCCAGCTCTGCCCAAGACCCTGGCTTCCTCCTTAGGTTCTAACTCCTCTGGTACCGTCCCCGCCACCAAAGCCCATTCCCAAACACCCCCTGGCTAAGCACTGCACCCCCATGAACAATGTTCTTCAAGCTACAGATCATAACACAGTAGTGAATCAAGACCAGCATTTTGTTTACTGAGAGAAAACAGGATAGCATAGGAGAGCACAGGCACAGCACGGAAAACACTGGGATGCAGTTAAGGCAACTGCAGTTTAGCAAAACTTTGGTTCCAGTGGCGTTTGGGGGTGCTTGCGGCATGAGTATTAAGCCCCACTGTGACACATCAGCCCTGAGGTGGCCAGGGCCAAGGGGAGGACAGGCAGAGGGCAGGAAGTCCCCAGCGCCCAGGCACACCTGTCCACGTGCACAGGTAGGGCAGAGAAGAAGGGATGCGAGGGGAAGAGGGGCAGACTCCCTCTGCTCTGGAAGTGAGGGTTTGGCTgtaccacagggaactatgtGGCCCTAAGTGGAAATCAGTCGCACAGCCTCCCCCACTGCCTACCTTGGAgcatttgggtttgatcccattTTAAGAAACAAGAGTATTGCAGCCCTTGAGGAGACCCCCAAAGGGGAACAGAATTCGGAAACCTCCAGAGTTCAGCAGCACCCGCCCCACGCCCCCACCAGGTAGGGCTCCTCTCCCCGGCCCCCTGGGAGGGCCTGAGCTTGGGTGACTTAAAGGAGCCCAAGGCCCCTGTGGGCAGTCACAGGGCCACAGCCCCCAGGGCTGTGTCCTTCGAGGGCTGGGCCTCTGCAGCTGCGGCAGGGACTCCGGGCCCAGCTCCCGGTCCCTGCCGTACCCAGGATGGCCACGACCACGTCACCCCGCAGGATCTCGATGGAGCCCCGGGAGATGAAGTAGAGGGCTGTGAGCAGGTCCCCGGCGTGCACCAGCGTGTCTCCGGGCGGTGCGTGCGTCGTCTTGAACTTCATGGCCAGGGCCCGCAGGCAGCCCTTGGTGGCCCCCCGGAAGGGCTTGCAGTGCTGCAGCAGCGAGCGGTTCAGGTGCAGACAGATGTCAGCCTGCAGGCACTCGGGGAAGCCCTTCAgcacctgggggcggggggcagctcAGGACGCCCTCTCCTGGGagcccactcccaccccccaccttggAGAGCCAGCGGGGAGCACCAGGACGTCCAGGATCTATCAGGGGAAGGCCCTGGGTGTCCATGCCAgctccacccctcctccctgcAGACTGTGCACCCTTGGGACGACGCCTCCCTGCTTTCACCTCCACCTTCTAGTGTGTGAGGCATGGAGACCATCTCCTGCCTGGGGCTGTCCTATGGATCAACCACGGATTACCCAGAGCCTGCCCCAAAGTAAGAACTTGCCCAGGAAAtgaactccatgggcagagggaggGTAACTACCTCTCAGGGTCCTTCCAGCACTACCTAGGCCCAcctgggccggggtggggggtagTGTGACTCTGGCGAACCCAGAAAAGTCCCCACTGGcgccctgccccccagcccagcccggGCCCTCACCGCATTCATGTCGATGCCGTTGGTGTAGGACCAGGCGTGCTGGAAGTACTCCTCAAGGCGCTGGCGCAGTGGGTTGGGGATCTGGTGGAAGCGGATGAACTCCCGAACGCGGAGCATCTGTGTGTGGTAGCGCGCTGTGCCGGAGTATAGCCGCTGGATGATGGCCGACACGTTGCCGAAGATACTGGCATACAtgagggctgggggcggggtgaGTGGGGCTGTCAGCCTCCGAGGGGCCCTGTCCACCCCAGCACCAGGTCAGTGCCAACACACACTCCCACCTCAGCGTTGAGCACACACGtgagatgcacacacacaagcccGGGCACACACGCTCCTCAGCCCCTGCCTTGTGCCTCAGCCCTGGTGTTCCCAGCACCGTGATGGGGACCCCTGGGGAGTGGGGAGCGCCCACTCCGGCCCCTCCAACACCCTCTCTCTCCTGTGTGGCTTGTGCCCACGCCCGCCCCTAGGGGTGCACTCACAGCCGATGAGCATGACACAGATGGAAAAGATCTTCTCCGAGTTGGTGTTGGGGGACACGTTGCCGAAGCCCACGCTGGTGAGGCTGCTGAAGGTGAAGTAGAGGGCGGTGACGTACTTGTCTTTGATGGAGGGGCCGCCCAGGCCGCTGCTGTTGTAGGGCTTGCCAATCTGATCGCCCAGGTTATGCAGCCAACCGATGCGGGAGTCCATGTGCGGCTGCTCCATGTTGCCTATGGCGTACCAGATGCAGGCCAGCCAGTGCGCGATGAGTGCGAAGGTGCACATGAGCAGAAAGAGCACGGCCGCCCCGTACTCCGAGTAGCGGTCCAGCTTCCGGGCCACGCGCACCAGCCGCAGCAGCCGCGCCGTCTTCAGCAGCCCGATCAGCTACGGGGAGCAGCAGATACTcagtggggtgaggtgggggtggtgATGGACGAAGCATGGGGGGCACTGCAGCCCTCAGTGCAGAGGCAGCGGAGGTAAGATCCCCAAAGACTCTCCCCAGAACCTCCTCCTAATATCAGTAGGAGCACCTCCCACCCGCTGCGCCCGGCAGAGTCCCATTCCCCTTTTGTGCCAggtcccgggtggctcagacagtaaagaatccgcctgcagtgtaagagtcccaggttcaatccctgggttgggaagatcccctggggaagggaatgacaacccactccagtgttcttgcctggagaatcccacggacagaggaagcctggtgggctacagtccatggggtcacaaagagtcggacacaactgagcgaccaacactttcacttcacagtaaCAAAGGGCTCACAGTTCCCCACAACCAGGATGAAACAACTGGGGCTCAGAAAGGTGCACCCACCCTCAGGTGCCTAGCCAGAGCTCCACCAGCTTCAAGGCCTTTTCATATGAATCAGAAGGCAGTGGCCACTCTGGACAGACACACTGGGAAAAGGCAGACCCCCTGGACCTTTACAACCAGGAAGCGGCTCACACAGAAAGGGGAGCAGGCAGGGGTGAGCTGGGGGCCCCGTGCGTCtgccaccccctcaccccaccccctgctgccctcccccctgcccccatgCCTCCTGGCCAGCCCACCTCCTCAGAGCCAGAGCCGAAGATGAGCAGGTCAAAGGGGATGGCGGCCACCATGTCAATGAGGAACCAGCCCTTGAAGTAGTGGACGGCGATGCGGCCGGGGTGGCTGACCACCTCCTCGTTGGCATTGACATAGGTGGTGCGGAAGTTGATGAGGATGTCCACGATGAACATGATGTCGACGATGAGGTCCACCACGGCCAGTGGCTGGCAGGCGTAGCCACAGTCAGGGGCCAGGGGCGCCTCTTCAGTCTCCTTCAGCAGGAAGGCGGCTGAGTAGGGGGTGAAGACCGCCGTGTAGATGACCAGGAGCAGGATGAGCCAGTCCCACACAGCCTTGAAGGGGCTGTAGTGCAGGATGGTCCAGCGGTGGATGCGGGGCGCCTGCAGCTTGTACTCCGGCAGCACGTCAGCCCCCAGGGACAGGACCTGGGCGGGCGGGGAAGGTGGCGCTgaagggtggggcgggggagggcaggCCACCGGCCCTGTGACGCCTGGGCTGGGCCCTCAGAGAAGGGGCCAAGCAGAGTAAGAGGAGGGGGTGTAAGAGGGGGTCTGTAGGAGGGGGGGTGTAGGAGGGgggcccacccaccccaccctcagccGCATGGACATGGCTGCTGACTGCCATTCCTCATGTGGCCTCCTGGCTGGCTCTTGAGTCCAGGGCGCCTCACGGTAACGCCCACAAGCACGACTCCCTGCCAGCGATACAGACCCACAGCTGTGGATATAACTTCCACCTTGCTCACCCCCAtggcaaccacacacacacacacacacacacacacacacacacacacgtcccaTATACACCACTGTCTCTGCCAGCAAATGCTCCAAGGACTACAGCTTCCAGCCCAGGGCGACGTAAACAGCGGTAGTCACTGTGGTTCCCTGCAAGTCCCGTTGCTGATGGCCCAGGGACTGAGGGCCTAAGTGTCCCTTCCTGACACTGACCCAAGGATACCAgccacccagactcaggtccctTGGCACCCAGGAGAGGAGACACCATGACACTTGCTCCCCTCTCCCTACTCACCCTTGCCTGGGGCCGCCATTCAGACATGACCCCCAAGCCCACCCAGGCTCGTCTCACATCCTGCCCCTCATCACTCAGGCAGAGGTGGCACGCCACCCAGATCTGCGGACAGCGGCCACCacacctacccccacccccaagccaaACTAGGAAGAGCTGTGACCAGCTTTCCCACGCCACCCTGGGAGCCTTGGCCTGTCCCCTTGgggcctccccctgcccccacgcAATCCCCAAACTCTcccagcctggctctgccacccTGGGCAGCCAGGTGCAAGGCCTCACCCACCCTCCCCCTTAAGAGCCAAGGCTGCCGGCCCTGCAGGAACAGCACAAAATGCCAGGGCCCACATCCTCAGGCCTtgtcctggggagggggtggagccCCAAAGACTCCCATTCACATTCATGCTGGGGACCCCCCCTGGAACCACCCTTACAAACAGATGGACTGTTTGGAAGGCACCTCCTTAGCAGAAGTAACTGGAAGTTAAGACCGGCTgcggctgggtggggagggggggcgggtTTGGCCACCCCGGGGGG is a genomic window containing:
- the KCNH2 gene encoding potassium voltage-gated channel subfamily H member 2 isoform X4, which gives rise to MMGLSRVLNERRELRCSRGTTSLLLVFFFGRKFIIANARVENCAVIYCNDGFCELCGYSRAEVMQRPCTCDFLHGPRTQRRAAAQIAQALLGAEERKVEIAFYRKDGSCFLCLVDVVPVKNEDGAVIMFILNFEVVMEKDLVGSPARDTNHRAPPTSWLAPGRAKTFRLKLPALLALTARDSSVRPDSAGGAGAPGAVVVDVDLTPAAPSSESLALDEVTAMDNHVAGRAAEERRALVGPGSPPPPPPPPPQPACVPGPHPSPRAHSLNPDASGSSCSLARTRSRESCASVRRASSADDIEAMRTGALPPPPPRHASTGAMHPLRSGLLNSTSDSDLVRYRTISKIPQITLNFVDLKGDPFLASPTSDREIIAPKIKERTHNVTEKVTQVLSLGADVLPEYKLQAPRIHRWTILHYSPFKAVWDWLILLLVIYTAVFTPYSAAFLLKETEEAPLAPDCGYACQPLAVVDLIVDIMFIVDILINFRTTYVNANEEVVSHPGRIAVHYFKGWFLIDMVAAIPFDLLIFGSGSEELIGLLKTARLLRLVRVARKLDRYSEYGAAVLFLLMCTFALIAHWLACIWYAIGNMEQPHMDSRIGWLHNLGDQIGKPYNSSGLGGPSIKDKYVTALYFTFSSLTSVGFGNVSPNTNSEKIFSICVMLIGSLMYASIFGNVSAIIQRLYSGTARYHTQMLRVREFIRFHQIPNPLRQRLEEYFQHAWSYTNGIDMNAHCKPFRGATKGCLRALAMKFKTTHAPPGDTLVHAGDLLTALYFISRGSIEILRGDVVVAILGKNDIFGEPLNLYARPGKSNGDVRALTYCDLHKIHRDDLLEVLDMYPEFSDHFWSSLEITFNLRDTNMIPGSPSSAELEGGFNRQRKRKLSFRRRTDKDPEQPGEVSALGPSRAGAGPSGRGRQGGPWGESLSSGPSSPESSEDEGPGRSSSPLRLVPFSSPRPPGEPPGGDPLTEDGEKSSDTCNPLSGAFSGVSNIFSFWGDSRGRQYQELPRCPAPAPSLLNIPLSSPGRRPRGDVETRLDALQRQLNRLETRLSADMATVLQLLQRQMTLVPPAYSAVTTPGPGPASTSPLLPAGPIPTLTLDSLSQVSQFMACEELPQDGPARRLSLPGQLGALTSQPLHRHGSDPGS
- the KCNH2 gene encoding potassium voltage-gated channel subfamily H member 2 isoform X5; this translates as MMGLSRVLNERRELRCSRGTTSLLLVFFFGRKFIIANARVENCAVIYCNDGFCELCGYSRAEVMQRPCTCDFLHGPRTQRRAAAQIAQALLGAEERKVEIAFYRKDGSCFLCLVDVVPVKNEDGAVIMFILNFEVVMEKDLVGSPARDTNHRAPPTSWLAPGRAKTFRLKLPALLALTARDSSVRPDSAGGAGAPGAVVVDVDLTPAAPSSESLALDEVTAMDNHVAGRAAEERRALVGPGSPPPPPPPPPQPACVPGPHPSPRAHSLNPDASGSSCSLARTRSRESCASVRRASSADDIEAMRTGALPPPPPRHASTGAMHPLRSGLLNSTSDSDLVRYRTISKIPQITLNFVDLKGDPFLASPTSDREIIAPKIKERTHNVTEKVTQVLSLGADVLPEYKLQAPRIHRWTILHYSPFKAVWDWLILLLVIYTAVFTPYSAAFLLKETEEAPLAPDCGYACQPLAVVDLIVDIMFIVDILINFRTTYVNANEEVVSHPGRIAVHYFKGWFLIDMVAAIPFDLLIFGSGSEELIGLLKTARLLRLVRVARKLDRYSEYGAAVLFLLMCTFALIAHWLACICSLTSVGFGNVSPNTNSEKIFSICVMLIGSLMYASIFGNVSAIIQRLYSGTARYHTQMLRVREFIRFHQIPNPLRQRLEEYFQHAWSYTNGIDMNAVLKGFPECLQADICLHLNRSLLQHCKPFRGATKGCLRALAMKFKTTHAPPGDTLVHAGDLLTALYFISRGSIEILRGDVVVAILGKNDIFGEPLNLYARPGKSNGDVRALTYCDLHKIHRDDLLEVLDMYPEFSDHFWSSLEITFNLRDTNMIPGSPSSAELEGGFNRQRKRKLSFRRRTDKDPEQPGEVSALGPSRAGAGPSGRGRQGGPWGESLSSGPSSPESSEDEGPGRSSSPLRLVPFSSPRPPGEPPGGDPLTEDGEKSSDTCNPLSGAFSGVSNIFSFWGDSRGRQYQELPRCPAPAPSLLNIPLSSPGRRPRGDVETRLDALQRQLNRLETRLSADMATVLQLLQRQMTLVPPAYSAVTTPGPGPASTSPLLPAGPIPTLTLDSLSQVSQFMACEELPQDGPARRLSLPGQLGALTSQPLHRHGSDPGS